The Vicia villosa cultivar HV-30 ecotype Madison, WI linkage group LG1, Vvil1.0, whole genome shotgun sequence genome includes a region encoding these proteins:
- the LOC131613580 gene encoding GCN5-related N-acetyltransferase 4, chloroplastic-like — MGSIPLGTSVSPTPIYTSKISSFNINFKKSTPFPSWVSPSSHELPILSPSQSGLCRASQVVDLFPTMSPEITVREARLEDCWEVAETHCSSFFPEYSFPLDFVLRMDRLVAMLAGFSLPNGCKRTCLVAVVGNSLDQTFLFGSEDFKIAGFDGKLSLNKGYVAGILTVDTVADFLPRKGPLRQRRTGVAYISNVAVREKFRQKGIAKQLVAKAESQARSWGCRAIALHCDLRNPAATKLYEGQSFKSIKVPEGANWPQPKTSPDVKFNFMMKLLNKSGVS, encoded by the exons ATGGGGTCAATTCCTCTTGGAACTTCAGTATCTCCAACTCCTATATACACTTCAAAAATCTCAtctttcaatatcaattttaagaaATCAACTCCTTTCCCATCTTGGGTTTCACCTTCATCTCATGAATTACCAATTCTTTCTCCCTCCCAATCAG GATTATGCAGAGCCAGTCAAGTTGTTGATTTGTTTCCAACTATGTCTCCCGAAATTACCGTCAGAGAGGCGAGATTAGAGGACTGTTGGGAAGTGGCAGAGACTCACTGCAGCTCTTTCTTTCCTGAATATTCATTTCCATTAGATTTTGTTTTGAGGATGGATAGGTTGGTGGCTATGTTAGCAGGATTCTCTTTACCGAATGGTTGCAAAAGAACCTGTTTGGTTGCTGTTGTTGGCAATTCACTTGATCAAACCTTCTTATTTGGAAGTGAAGATTTCAAAATTGCAGGTTTTGACGGGAAGTTAAGCCTCAACAAGGGATACGTAGCTGGCATATTGACGGTAGACACTGTTGCCGACTTTCTGCCTAGAAAGGGGCCGCTGCGACAGAGAAG AACTGGAGTTGCATACATATCAAATGTGGCAGTTCGAGAAAAATTTAGACAGAAAGGAATAGCAAAACAATTGGTGGCAAAGGCAGAATCCCAAGCGAGAAGTTGGGGATGTCGGGCCATTGCATTACACTGCGATTTACGAAATCCAGCGGCGACCAAGTTATACGAAGGGCAAAGTTTCAAATCTATAAAGGTTCCAGAAGGAGCTAACTGGCCTCAACCAAAGACCTCACCAGATGTTAAGTTCAACTTCATGATGAAACTTCTCAACAAATCAGGAGTTTCTTAA